In Ptychodera flava strain L36383 chromosome 17, AS_Pfla_20210202, whole genome shotgun sequence, one genomic interval encodes:
- the LOC139115578 gene encoding nose resistant to fluoxetine protein 6-like, protein MAVRRELYFAFVVVLSCANFATSQKFGHDIRELKAKVELGLSQISNLEDQLPSGMTDEALVRRLRTLVSGISSDVGAMNTSSNVSVACGNDLTQLVNDWPDETYARQMVASFGSRLNLVRRFEYTYGLQSWGLFDVCREVKPTADRSFGGQYCLAAGLGSVGYCFPDSCNSDDVKNAIFEAGLGDPLAVFCAEYRPFRVGDIVAIVIFSIIAGVMILGTLYDVIWHWNLKRKIKRSEEIANIDTIKEELIKNKSTVDELKKKRPGILGRILITFSVISNGRKILSATSGGSGTISSINGIRVISMMWIILGHTFSFPAELFDNLRYIVDDVLKRRSILVIYAGIYGVDVFFLLSGMLVTYLALRHMRKTKGRMNWFLFYFHRWWRLSPPYYLMLLLVTTLFLYLGNGPAHDQRVFYVQKQCRDNWWAALLYFHNLYPWPSSTDICMGWVWYLCVDMQLFVISPFFIILLHKSAKVGTLAVTSFIVASIATVAGLATHYGYPITFTDSTYYNDNLTRGDDVIYPTPWSHLQAYLVGVYLGYVLCRLDGQQVKINKFLNLFLWCAAAATALAIVYGVYPSLIGDRPEQWVAVLYKSTTSFAFVTAVAWVIFACETGNGGPVNTLLSWSAWTPLSRLTYGAYLVHPIVLFAYYWGRKTPVHYTDMNMIYYFVASLILSYACAFVLSLAIEAPMIGLEKIIFRRRP, encoded by the exons ATGGCCGTTCGAAGGGAACTGTACTTCGCTTTCGTCGTGGTCTTGTCGTGCGCAAACTTTGCAACTTCGCAAAAGTTTGGGCACGACATCCGAGAGTTGAAGGCGAAAGTCGAACTGGGTCTGTCACAGATCTCGAACTTAGAAGACCAACTACCCAGTGGTATGACAGATGAGGCATTAGTGCGGCGACTTAGAACGCTTGTCAGCGGTATCTCTTCAGATGTTGGAGCCATGAACACGTCTAGCAATGTGTCAGTTGCCTGTGGTAACGATCTCACCCAGCTGGTCAACGATTGGCCCGATGAGACTTACGCTCGTCAAA TGGTGGCGTCCTTTGGAAGCAGACTGAACTTAGTTCGGCGTTTTGAATACACCTACGGCCTTCAATCGTGGGGATTGTTTGACGTATGTCGAGAAGTGAAACCCACTGCAGACAGATCCTTTGGTGGACAGTATTGTCTGGCAGCCGGG CTTGGAAGCGTTGGATACTGTTTTCCAGACAGTTGCAATAGCGATGACGTCAAGAACGCCATATTTGAAG CTGGCCTTGGAGATCCCTTGGCAGTGTTCTGCGCCGAGTATCGGCCATTCCGGGTTGGAGACATAGTTGCGAT TGTAATATTTAGTATCATAGCCGGTGTTATGATACTTGGCACTCTCTACGATGTTATATGGCACTGGAACCTGAAACGAAAGATCAAGAGGAGTGAAGAGATCGCTAACATAGACACAATAAAAGAAGAACTCATCAAGAATAAGTCAACCGTGGACGAACTTAAGAAGAAACGACCAG GTATTCTGGGAAGGATCTTGATTACTTTCTCAGTCATCTCAAATGGTCGGAAAATTCTGAGTGCAACTTCGGGTGGTTCCGGTACGATCTCGTCAATCAACGGAATTCGGGTGATCAGTATGATGTGGATAATACTGGGACACACTTTTTCCTTCCCTGCAGAGCTGTTTG ACAACTTACGATATATTGTTGACGATGTTCTCAAAAGACGGTCTATCCTCGTGATATATGCGGGAATATACGGGGTTGACGTGTTTTTTCTATTGAG CGGTATGCTTGTGACCTACCTCGCCTTGCGACACATGCGCAAAACCAAAGGCAGGATGAACTGGttccttttttactttcatcgTTGGTGGCGTCTTTCACCACCATACTATTTGATGTTGTTACTCGTGACCACGCTGTTCTTGTACCTTGGGAACGGTCCTGCGCACGATCAAAGGGTTTTCTACGTACAAAAACAGTGTCGGGACAATTGGTGGGCTGCCTTACTCTACTTTCATAATCTGTATCCTTGGCCTTCAAGCACCGATATA TGCATGGGTTGGGTTTGGTATCTGTGTGTTGATATGCAGCTTTTCGTCATCAGTCCGTTCTTCATAATTCTTCTTCACAA ATCGGCCAAAGTTGGTACGTTGGCAGTGACATCTTTCATCGTGGCTTCCATAGCAACTGTTGCTGGGCTTGCAACGCACTATGGATATCCAATCACATTTACGGATTCAAC ATATTACAACGACAATCTAACAAGAGGGGACGACGTTATTTATCCAACACCATGGAGCCATCTGCAGGCGTATTTGGTCGGTGTCTACCTCGGTTATGTACTGTGTCGACTTGATGGACAACAAGTCAAAATCAATAAG TttcttaatttgtttctctggtgtgCTGCAGCGGCCACTGCCCTCGCTATCGTTTATGGAGTCTACCCTTCCTTGATTGGGGATCGCCCAGAACAATGGGTGGCGGTCCTCTACAAATCGACAACCAGTTTTGCATTTGTCACAGCTGTAGCATGGGTCATATTCGCCTGTGAAACCGGAAACGGAG ggcctgtgaACACTTTGCTGTCCTGGAGTGCTTGGACTCCTCTGTCACGTCTAACTTACGGTGCTTACTTGGTTCATCCAATCGTACTCTTCGCCTATTACTGGGGTAGAAAAACACCAGTACATTACACGGATATGAATatg ATATACTATTTCGTCGCAAGTCTGATTTTGTCCTACGCCTGCGCATTTGTGTTGTCACTAGCCATTGAGGCGCCAATGATTGGATTGGAGAAAATCATATTCCGTCGTCGACCTTGA